From Blastochloris viridis, one genomic window encodes:
- a CDS encoding lysylphosphatidylglycerol synthase domain-containing protein, whose translation MARGFLSRVGHFLRVRIGWHRIGIVLSILIIGIAFYVLWKMLHGIDLSRVGAAFTEKSVSSLLLAGLFVALGYFTLTFYDWFALRTIGKGHVPYSTAALAGFTSYSIGHNVGATVFTGGTIRYRIYSAWGLTVLDVARLAFVAGLTFWLGNITVLGIGIAIHPEAASAVDQLPPAANRIIAITALCALVTYVIWIGRKPRVYGRGDWYVTLPSRGPTLLQIVIGVVDLSCCALAMYVLTPATPDAGFITIAVVFVAATLLGFASHAPGGIGVFDAAILVALTSGNWGVPVFDREEMLATLLLFRVFYYLIPFTLSVLLLAGRELWLGGFAGLRDAVRFRPAAPAAKPAAPPLACKAEPRPDHLPPAA comes from the coding sequence ATGGCCAGAGGTTTCTTGAGTCGCGTCGGCCATTTCCTCCGCGTCCGCATCGGCTGGCATCGTATCGGGATCGTGCTGTCGATCCTGATCATCGGCATCGCCTTCTACGTGCTGTGGAAGATGCTGCACGGCATCGACCTTTCCCGCGTCGGCGCTGCGTTCACCGAAAAGTCGGTGTCGTCGCTGCTGCTGGCCGGGCTGTTCGTCGCGCTCGGCTACTTCACGCTGACGTTCTACGACTGGTTCGCCCTGCGCACGATCGGCAAGGGCCATGTGCCCTATTCCACCGCCGCGCTCGCCGGCTTCACCAGCTATTCGATCGGGCACAATGTCGGTGCCACGGTGTTCACCGGCGGCACCATCCGCTACCGCATCTATTCGGCCTGGGGCCTGACCGTCCTCGACGTCGCCCGCCTCGCCTTCGTTGCCGGCCTGACGTTCTGGCTCGGCAACATCACCGTGCTCGGCATCGGCATCGCCATCCACCCGGAGGCGGCCTCCGCGGTCGACCAGTTGCCGCCGGCGGCGAACCGCATCATCGCCATCACCGCGCTCTGCGCGCTGGTGACCTACGTGATCTGGATCGGCCGCAAGCCGCGGGTCTATGGCCGCGGCGACTGGTACGTCACGCTGCCGTCGCGGGGGCCGACCCTGCTGCAGATCGTGATCGGCGTGGTCGACCTCAGCTGCTGCGCGCTGGCGATGTACGTGCTGACGCCGGCAACGCCGGACGCCGGCTTCATCACCATCGCGGTGGTGTTCGTGGCCGCGACGCTGCTCGGCTTCGCCAGCCACGCCCCCGGCGGCATCGGCGTGTTCGACGCCGCCATACTGGTGGCGCTGACCAGCGGCAACTGGGGCGTGCCGGTGTTCGACCGGGAGGAGATGCTGGCGACGCTGCTGCTGTTCCGGGTGTTTTACTACCTGATTCCGTTCACGCTGTCGGTGCTGCTGCTGGCCGGGCGGGAGCTGTGGCTGGGCGGCTTTGCCGGCCTGCGCGACGCGGTGCGGTTTCGCCCCGCCGCGCCGGCGGCCAAGCCGGCCGCGCCGCCGCTGGCCTGCAAGGCAGAGCCGCGGCCGGACCACCTGCCGCCCGCGGCTTAA
- a CDS encoding ATP-binding protein — protein sequence MSSLERSDGADDSARAGFAGRLAAARRVLLAAALAGGIGVVAGGLDPVVAIAGFGVVAAAALLPGRARRRDLSVASSQTQPPVPDDRLARLVAALPDAALLVDRRAIVLAANARIEAAAGPPQLGEPLSFTLRIPEVLEAVRAVAGGGPARRVEFQARIPVDRWFEAHVAPVRFSEPAPEAAAAASSPDVVLVMLRDLTQQRRLEQMRADFVANASHELRTPLASLSGFIETLQGPARNDVAARERFLGIMAEQAKRMSRLIDDLLSLSRIELNLHIRPERRVDLVHVVREVIDALGPLAEERGVALRLIEQAPSLPVQGDRDELIRVFENLVENALKYGGSDKGIEIVCAASAREDGTREAVVSVIDYGPGIAPEHLPRLTERFYRIDVPRSREQGGTGLGLAIVKHIVNRHRGRMAITSDVGRGTAFVIRLDLAHSPLSG from the coding sequence ATGAGTTCCCTCGAACGATCCGACGGCGCCGACGATTCGGCCCGCGCCGGCTTCGCCGGCCGGCTGGCGGCGGCGCGCCGGGTCCTGCTCGCCGCAGCCCTGGCCGGGGGTATCGGCGTGGTGGCGGGCGGGCTCGATCCCGTCGTCGCCATCGCCGGCTTCGGCGTGGTGGCGGCCGCGGCGCTGCTGCCCGGGCGGGCACGGCGGCGGGACCTTTCCGTGGCGTCGAGCCAGACCCAGCCGCCGGTGCCCGACGACCGCCTCGCCCGACTGGTGGCGGCGCTGCCGGACGCGGCACTGCTGGTCGACCGCCGCGCCATCGTGCTGGCCGCCAATGCCCGGATCGAGGCGGCCGCCGGCCCGCCGCAGCTCGGCGAGCCGCTGTCGTTCACGCTGCGCATTCCCGAGGTGCTGGAAGCGGTGCGCGCGGTGGCCGGCGGCGGCCCGGCCCGGCGCGTCGAGTTCCAGGCCCGCATTCCGGTCGACCGCTGGTTCGAGGCCCACGTCGCCCCGGTGCGGTTTTCCGAACCCGCGCCCGAGGCCGCGGCGGCGGCCAGTTCGCCCGACGTGGTGCTGGTGATGCTGCGCGACCTGACCCAGCAGCGCCGGCTGGAGCAGATGCGGGCCGATTTCGTCGCCAATGCCAGCCACGAGCTGCGCACCCCGCTGGCCTCGCTGTCCGGCTTCATCGAAACCCTGCAGGGGCCGGCCCGCAACGACGTCGCCGCGCGCGAGCGCTTCCTCGGCATCATGGCCGAGCAGGCCAAGCGGATGTCACGCCTGATCGACGATCTTCTGTCGCTGTCGCGGATCGAGCTCAACCTTCACATCCGCCCGGAACGGCGGGTCGATCTCGTCCATGTCGTGCGCGAGGTGATCGACGCGCTCGGCCCGCTCGCCGAGGAGCGCGGCGTCGCGCTCCGCCTCATCGAGCAGGCGCCGAGCCTGCCGGTGCAGGGCGACCGCGACGAGCTGATCCGGGTGTTCGAGAACCTGGTCGAGAACGCGCTGAAATACGGCGGCAGCGACAAGGGCATCGAGATCGTCTGCGCCGCGAGCGCGCGCGAGGACGGCACCCGCGAGGCGGTGGTGTCGGTGATCGACTACGGCCCCGGCATCGCCCCGGAGCATCTGCCCCGCCTCACCGAGCGGTTTTACCGGATCGACGTGCCGCGCAGCCGCGAGCAGGGCGGTACCGGGCTCGGGCTCGCCATCGTCAAGCACATCGTCAACCGCCACCGCGGACGCATGGCGATTACCAGCGACGTCGGCCGCGGCACCGCCTTCGTTATCCGGCTCGATTTGGCACATAGCCCGTTAAGCGGCTGA
- a CDS encoding PstS family phosphate ABC transporter substrate-binding protein: protein MKLTTFASALALVAAGALVSGTAEARDRIQVVGSSTVFPFTTAVAERFGQKSGKAPIVESTGTGGGMKLFCAGVGANTPDASNASRRITKSEFDTCKQNGITPIEVKVGFDGIVLANSKKAREIDVTLEQLYLALAAEIPGPDGKLVKNPNEKWSDVAANLPNQKIEVLGPPPTSGTRDAFNEMAMEGGCKSVQKRLGIKIEAKQCMQIRADGAYIEAGENDNIIVQKLDSNPNAFGVFGYSFLEENQDKIQGSKINGVEDSVDNIASAQYPLSRSLYIYVKKEHLGVIPGLQDFLNEYVSEAAFGEDGYLEKKGLVPLPKADRDAVAKAARAGTGLAGL from the coding sequence GTGAAGCTCACGACTTTCGCCAGCGCGCTCGCGCTCGTGGCGGCCGGCGCCCTCGTGTCCGGCACGGCCGAAGCTCGCGACCGCATCCAGGTGGTCGGCTCCTCGACCGTCTTCCCGTTCACCACCGCGGTCGCCGAGCGCTTCGGCCAGAAGTCCGGCAAGGCGCCGATCGTGGAGTCGACCGGCACCGGCGGCGGCATGAAGCTGTTCTGCGCCGGCGTCGGCGCCAACACCCCGGATGCGTCGAACGCCTCGCGCCGCATCACCAAGTCCGAATTCGACACCTGCAAGCAGAACGGCATCACCCCGATCGAGGTGAAGGTCGGCTTCGACGGCATCGTGCTCGCCAACTCCAAGAAGGCGCGTGAGATCGACGTCACCCTCGAGCAGCTCTACCTCGCCCTCGCCGCCGAAATTCCGGGGCCGGACGGCAAGCTGGTGAAGAACCCGAACGAAAAGTGGTCGGACGTCGCGGCGAACCTGCCGAACCAGAAGATCGAGGTGCTCGGCCCGCCCCCGACTTCCGGCACCCGCGACGCCTTCAACGAAATGGCGATGGAAGGCGGCTGCAAGTCGGTGCAGAAGCGTCTCGGCATCAAGATCGAAGCCAAGCAGTGCATGCAGATTCGCGCCGACGGCGCCTATATCGAAGCCGGTGAGAACGACAACATCATCGTCCAGAAGCTCGACTCCAACCCGAATGCCTTCGGCGTGTTCGGCTATTCGTTCCTTGAGGAGAACCAGGACAAGATCCAAGGCTCCAAGATCAACGGCGTCGAGGATAGCGTCGACAACATCGCCTCGGCCCAATACCCGCTGTCGCGCTCGCTCTACATCTACGTCAAGAAGGAGCACCTCGGCGTGATCCCGGGGCTGCAGGACTTCCTCAACGAGTACGTCTCCGAGGCCGCGTTCGGCGAAGACGGCTACCTGGAGAAGAAGGGCCTGGTGCCGCTGCCGAAGGCGGACCGCGACGCCGTCGCCAAGGCCGCCCGCGCCGGCACCGGCCTCGCCGGCCTGTGA
- the pstC gene encoding phosphate ABC transporter permease subunit PstC — protein sequence MIFWMFVSVFALALACIVLGRNRALGVVNGEFSKLHSLPTYHGGWLALVCAGPGFMLVVLWTLIVPRIERIIIFDRFSDRIGGLGPAQLEGMWRDVRAMVEGGVPGIQDALRAEAAQSYASLHAGSTAMLAVLLAIVLAVGFAYGWRKIAPPFRARHRVEGAVKVFLVACAIFAVLITIGIVFSLIAESLRFFTYVSPIDFLFGLSWTPQQMAFRADQVGGEAAFGFLPLLAGTLLITAIAIAVAAPIGLLSAIYLSDYASKSVRAVGKPVLEVLAGIPTVVYGFFAALTVAPAIRDAGTQLTLDVSSESALAAGVVMGIMIVPFVSSLSDDVINAVPQTLRDGSLAMGATKSETIRKVVLPAALPGIVSSLILAVSRAIGETMIVIMAAGLAANLTLNPLEAVTTVTVQIGTLLTGDQEFDSPKTLAAFALGLALFLITLVLNMIALRVVNRYREQYE from the coding sequence ATGATCTTCTGGATGTTCGTGAGCGTGTTCGCGCTGGCCTTGGCCTGCATCGTCCTCGGCCGCAACCGAGCGCTCGGCGTGGTGAATGGCGAGTTCTCGAAACTCCATTCGCTGCCCACCTATCACGGCGGCTGGCTGGCGCTGGTCTGCGCCGGGCCCGGCTTTATGCTGGTCGTGCTGTGGACGCTGATCGTTCCGCGGATCGAACGCATCATCATCTTCGACCGGTTCTCCGACCGCATCGGCGGGCTGGGGCCGGCCCAGCTCGAGGGCATGTGGCGCGACGTCCGCGCCATGGTCGAGGGCGGCGTCCCCGGCATCCAGGACGCGCTGCGCGCGGAGGCGGCGCAGAGCTATGCCAGCCTCCACGCCGGCTCCACGGCGATGCTGGCGGTGCTGCTCGCCATCGTGCTGGCGGTCGGCTTCGCCTATGGCTGGCGCAAGATCGCGCCGCCATTCCGCGCCCGCCACCGGGTCGAGGGCGCGGTCAAGGTGTTCCTGGTCGCCTGCGCCATCTTCGCCGTTCTCATCACCATCGGCATCGTGTTCTCGCTGATCGCGGAGTCGCTGCGCTTCTTCACCTACGTCTCGCCGATCGACTTTCTGTTCGGCCTGTCCTGGACGCCGCAGCAGATGGCGTTCCGCGCCGACCAGGTCGGCGGCGAGGCGGCGTTCGGCTTCCTGCCGCTGCTGGCCGGCACCCTGCTGATCACCGCGATCGCCATCGCGGTGGCAGCGCCGATCGGTCTTCTGTCGGCGATCTACCTGTCCGACTACGCCTCCAAATCGGTGCGTGCCGTCGGCAAGCCGGTGCTGGAGGTGCTGGCCGGCATTCCGACCGTGGTCTACGGCTTCTTCGCGGCGCTGACGGTGGCGCCCGCCATCCGCGACGCCGGCACCCAGCTCACGCTCGACGTGTCGTCGGAAAGCGCGCTGGCCGCCGGCGTGGTGATGGGCATCATGATCGTGCCGTTCGTGTCCTCGCTGTCAGACGACGTCATCAACGCGGTGCCGCAGACGCTGCGCGACGGCTCGCTGGCGATGGGCGCGACCAAGTCGGAGACCATCCGCAAGGTGGTGCTGCCGGCGGCGCTGCCGGGCATCGTGTCCTCGCTGATCCTGGCGGTGAGCCGCGCCATCGGCGAGACCATGATCGTGATCATGGCCGCCGGCCTTGCCGCCAACCTCACGCTCAACCCGCTGGAAGCGGTCACCACCGTCACTGTTCAGATCGGCACGCTTCTGACCGGCGACCAGGAGTTCGACAGTCCCAAGACGCTGGCGGCGTTCGCGCTCGGCCTCGCCTTGTTCCTCATCACCCTCGTCCTCAACATGATCGCGCTGCGCGTGGTCAACCGTTATCGGGAACAATATGAGTGA
- the pstB gene encoding phosphate ABC transporter ATP-binding protein PstB yields the protein MTTMPNFETAASGTAQPHLDRPAKVVAKGVNVYYGDKQALKEVSIEIAARAVTSFIGPSGCGKSTFLRCINRMNDTIANCRVAGHITIDGQDIYDSSLDVVQLRAQVGMVFQKPNPFPKSVFENVAYGPRIHGLARSKADLEEVVISSLQKAGLFEEVKDRLDDPGTGLSGGQQQRLCIARAIAVSPEVILMDEPCSALDPIATAKIEELIDELRENYTIIIVTHSMQQAARVSQRTAFFHLGVLVEDGHTDVIFTNPKDRRTLDYITGRFG from the coding sequence ATGACCACGATGCCGAACTTTGAAACGGCCGCTTCCGGAACGGCGCAGCCTCATCTCGACCGCCCGGCCAAGGTCGTCGCCAAGGGCGTGAACGTCTATTACGGCGACAAGCAAGCGCTGAAGGAGGTGTCGATCGAGATCGCCGCCCGCGCGGTGACCTCCTTCATCGGCCCGTCCGGCTGCGGCAAATCGACCTTCCTGCGCTGCATCAACCGGATGAACGACACCATCGCCAACTGCCGCGTCGCCGGCCACATCACCATCGACGGCCAGGACATCTACGATTCCTCGCTCGACGTGGTGCAGCTGCGCGCCCAGGTCGGCATGGTGTTCCAAAAGCCCAACCCGTTCCCGAAATCGGTGTTCGAGAACGTCGCCTACGGCCCGCGCATCCACGGCCTCGCCCGCAGCAAGGCCGACCTTGAGGAGGTCGTGATCTCCAGCCTGCAGAAGGCCGGGCTGTTCGAGGAGGTCAAGGACCGGCTCGACGACCCCGGCACCGGGCTGTCCGGCGGCCAGCAGCAGCGCCTGTGCATCGCCCGCGCCATCGCGGTGTCGCCGGAGGTGATCTTGATGGACGAGCCGTGCTCGGCGCTCGACCCGATCGCAACCGCCAAGATCGAGGAATTGATCGACGAGCTGCGCGAGAACTACACCATCATCATCGTCACCCACTCCATGCAGCAGGCGGCGCGGGTGTCGCAGCGGACGGCCTTCTTCCATCTCGGCGTGCTGGTCGAGGACGGCCATACCGACGTCATCTTCACCAACCCCAAGGACCGCCGCACCCTCGACTACATCACCGGCCGGTTCGGTTGA
- the phoU gene encoding phosphate signaling complex protein PhoU: MTEHTVRSYDTDLVELRQRIAEMGGLAEKMLSEAMQALLKRDLILAQTAIVADRRLDLLQREVEDKAVLTITKRQPVASDLREIVAAMRLASDIERIGDLAKNIAKRVVAMNGEYPPLKVVFGAVNLSTLVLAQLKDVLDAYAQRSVELSLEVWKRDDEVDALYTSLFRELLTYMMEDPRNITFCTHLLFCAKNIERIGDHATNIAETAYYLVTGEALPGERPKIDTTAISPLHAAADS, translated from the coding sequence ATGACGGAACATACCGTGCGCTCATACGACACCGATCTGGTCGAGCTGCGCCAGCGCATCGCCGAGATGGGCGGGCTCGCCGAAAAGATGCTGAGCGAGGCGATGCAGGCTCTGCTCAAGCGCGATCTCATCCTGGCCCAGACCGCCATCGTCGCCGACCGCCGGCTCGACCTGCTGCAGCGCGAGGTCGAGGACAAGGCGGTGCTCACCATCACCAAGCGTCAGCCGGTGGCCTCGGACCTGCGCGAGATTGTCGCCGCGATGCGGCTCGCCAGCGACATCGAGCGCATCGGCGACCTCGCCAAGAACATCGCCAAGCGCGTGGTGGCGATGAACGGCGAATACCCGCCGCTCAAGGTGGTGTTCGGCGCCGTCAATTTGTCGACCCTGGTGCTGGCGCAGCTGAAGGACGTGCTGGACGCCTACGCCCAGCGCAGCGTCGAGCTGTCGCTGGAGGTGTGGAAGCGCGACGACGAGGTCGACGCCCTCTACACCTCGCTGTTCCGCGAGCTTCTGACCTACATGATGGAAGACCCGCGCAACATCACCTTCTGCACCCACCTGTTGTTCTGCGCCAAGAACATCGAGCGCATCGGCGACCACGCCACCAACATCGCCGAGACCGCCTACTACCTCGTCACCGGTGAAGCGCTGCCGGGCGAGCGCCCGAAGATCGACACCACTGCCATCTCCCCCTTGCACGCGGCGGCAGACTCGTGA
- the phoB gene encoding phosphate regulon transcriptional regulator PhoB — MSTKILIVEDEEPLTLLLRYNLEAEGYDVDAVGRGDEAETRLRERLPDLVLLDWMLPGLSGIELCRRLRARPETQRLPVIMLTARGEESERVRGLATGADDYVAKPFSVPELLARIRALLRRAKPEHVAMLLRFGDLELDRETRRVHRAGREIHLGPTEFRLLEFLMQSPGRVFTREQLLDGVWGHDVYIDERTVDVHVGRLRKSINRGREPDPIRTVRGAGYSFNELFARSA; from the coding sequence ATGAGCACCAAGATTCTCATCGTCGAGGATGAGGAGCCCCTGACCCTCCTCCTGCGCTACAACCTCGAAGCCGAGGGCTACGACGTCGACGCCGTCGGCCGCGGCGACGAGGCCGAGACCCGGCTGCGCGAGCGCCTGCCCGACCTGGTGTTGCTCGACTGGATGCTGCCGGGCCTGTCCGGCATCGAGCTGTGCCGGCGCCTGCGGGCGCGGCCGGAAACCCAGCGGCTGCCGGTGATCATGCTGACCGCCCGCGGCGAGGAATCGGAGCGGGTGCGCGGGCTCGCCACCGGAGCCGACGATTATGTCGCCAAGCCGTTCTCGGTGCCGGAACTGCTCGCGCGCATCCGCGCGCTGCTGCGCCGCGCCAAGCCCGAGCACGTCGCCATGCTGCTCCGGTTCGGCGACCTCGAGCTCGACCGCGAAACCCGCCGCGTCCACCGCGCCGGCCGCGAGATCCACCTGGGCCCGACCGAGTTCCGCCTGCTCGAATTCCTGATGCAGTCGCCCGGCCGCGTCTTCACCCGCGAGCAGCTGCTCGACGGGGTGTGGGGCCACGACGTCTATATCGACGAGCGCACGGTGGACGTCCACGTCGGCCGCCTGCGCAAGTCGATCAACCGCGGCCGCGAGCCCGACCCGATCCGCACCGTGCGCGGCGCCGGCTATTCCTTCAACGAGCTGTTCGCCCGCAGCGCGTGA